From the genome of Podospora pseudoanserina strain CBS 124.78 chromosome 7 map unlocalized CBS124.78p_7.2, whole genome shotgun sequence, one region includes:
- the TFC7 gene encoding C6 zinc cluster transcription factor-like protein (EggNog:ENOG503NZ77; COG:G): MPLEVIYVARHGFRSNWLVDHATGTYTATLRSPTGGAADPALTSHGVDQARELGERLLKAEPPIERVYSSLYYRCLQTVEPFVRKAIVTDKRLSIRGETGLGEWYGAANFEHPVPASHEILRPLFPGLLDEEYRPLVTPTRMGEGVDELHDRVARTMDELIAQCDREGVRAVLLCSHAATIIALGRVLTGDMPESIDTEDFRAFTCGLSVYRRRASPAGTVSGTVKCDGDGIATSSGASAAHAADRHKDLAWRGGRGVGGGWMCELNSDCSHLSLGEERGWRFSGDESFLGTASGQSMLDAGQLGVVVEGRGGGSTNRGKL, translated from the exons ATGCCACTGGAGGTGATCTACGTGGCCCGTCATGGG TTCAGATCAAACTGGCTCGTTGATCACGCCACTGGCACCTACACAGCGACCCTACGGTCGCCGACTGGCGGAGCGGCTGATCCGGCTCTGACATCCCATGGCGTTGATCAAGCGAGGGAGCTCGGCGAGCGGCTGTTGAAGGCAGAGCCGCCCATTGAGCGCGTCTATTCCAGTCTATACTACCGATGTCTTCAGACAGTCGAACCCTTTGTGCGCAAGGCCATCGTCACTGACAAGCGCCTGTCCATAAGGGGCGAGACTGGTCTGGGTGAGTGGTATGGAGCAGCCAACTTTGAGCACCCGGTCCCAGCGTCCCATGAAATTCTGAGGCCGCTGTTCCCGGGCCTGCTCGACGAAGAGTACAGACCGCTAGTAACGCCGACCCGCatgggagagggtgttgatgagcTGCATGACCGAGTCGCCAGGACCATGGACGAGCTCATTGCTCAGTGCGACAGAGAGGGCGTGCGTGCCGTTCTGCTCTGCTCACATGCTGCCACCATAATCGCTTTGGGCCGAGTGTTGACTGGTGACATGCCGGAGAGCATCGACACTGAGGACTTTCGGGCCTTCACCTGCGGGTTGAGTGTCTACAGGCGACGGGCATCCCCCGCGGGAACCGTATCCGGGACAGTTAAGTGTGACGGCGATGGCATTGCAACCTCGTCAGGGGCCTCTGCTGCACACGCTGCAGATCGTCACAAGGATCTCGCCTGGAGAGGTGGTCGGGGcgttggtggggggtggatgtgtgAACTCAATAGTGACTGCAGTCATCTTTCACTAGGGGAGGAGCGAGGCTG GCGCTTTTCTGGAGACGAGTCGTTCCTCGGTACTGCTTCGGGACAAAGCATGCTCGATGCTGGACAGCTGGGAGTGGTTGTCGAGGGCAGAGGGGGTGGGTCGACAAATCGGGGAAAGCTTTGA
- a CDS encoding uncharacterized protein (COG:J; EggNog:ENOG503NZGK), translating into MSADLFAAFADTPSSTAPQQQQTKPAQDSLSFLDFASPAPQLQTQAQISQQSAPWPPIQQLAPTQGSSFASAQFGHPQTNNSNVWGDLGGSGGFQRQSTTTQAPPKTSTPVQDDQEDEDDWGDFEAATKPADPPQPPAPLTNITSPPSRTRVTRASTMDLMGNQLFNLELEDSHKPKRNPDPDVLFDADFEAENGDINEDDFGDFEAVPAPVTEPTTKPVDDLLGLDVDPAPSSKKAPPGLSLSNAAFHGSPSAYPKAPKSPYGSSFHDRKPDLVKELQVKPPTGVRNIQEANQASPSPITAWPEVGDGFGNKWEEFKDIPDTTTKPAIKTASQPKIKTTSKSKPAPAPTTNSEWEWQDWGATEEKAPQHSNPPAQPTPSHEPRGPPPTNIPPPSVLLSLCPQLLDLATTTLLKPLLTLSTTSPGYQRIIGSAQTLSFIKGYLALATVVSRLIAGRKQRWHRDKFLSQSMTISAAVAGGKPGMKLAGIDKTQSIREEQEVAEVIEVWKKQVGRLRGVVAAMNSAHHENLKIPELATNMAVTAAKNVPTAPKACVVCGLKRDERVAKVDYEVEDSFGEWWIEFWGHRQCANFWVEHEKELRQR; encoded by the coding sequence ATGTCGGCCGATCTTTTTGCGGCTTTCGCAGACACGCCATCAAGCACAGcacctcagcagcaacagacaAAACCAGCTCAGGACTCCCTCTCCTTTTTGGACTTCGCTTCACCGGCTCCTCAACTGCAAACGCAAGCTCAAATTAGCCAGCAATCCGCACCATGGCCGCCTATTCAGCAGCTGGCACCGACACAAGGAAGCTCTTTTGCGTCAGCTCAGTTCGGTCATCCTCAGACCAATAACAGCAATGTCTGGGGTGATTTGGGTGGATCGGGGGGCTTCCAACGCCAGAGTACGACAACACAAGCGCCTCCAAAAACATCCACACCAGTACAAGATGAccaggaggatgaagatgactgGGGGGACTTTGAGGCTGCAACGAAGCCAGCCGATCCGCCGCAGCCTCCGGCTCCACTGACAAATATCACCAGCCCACCATCTAGAACCCGTGTCACCAGGGCATCGACCATGGACTTGATGGGCAATCAACTGTTCAACCTTGAACTGGAGGACTCGCATAAACCGAAGAGAAACCCGGACCCTGATGTGCTCTTTGATGCCGATTTTGAAGCGGAGAATGGGGACATCAATGAGGATGACtttggtgattttgaggCTGTGCCTGCCCCTGTAACAGAGCCCACCACAAAACCTGTAGACGACTTGCTTGGGCTAGACGTGGACCCGGCCCCATCATCTAAGAAAGCACCTCCGGGGTTGTCTCTTTCCAACGCGGCTTTCCATGGGAGTCCTTCAGCTTACCCGAAGGCACCAAAGTCACCCTACGGATCATCTTTTCATGACCGCAAGCCCGATCTTGTGAAGGAACTTCAAGTAAAACCGCCCACAGGAGTACGCAACATCCAGGAAGCGAATCAAGCTTCGCCATCTCCTATTACAGCATGGCCtgaggttggtgacggcTTTGGCAACAAGTGGGAGGAGTTCAAAGACATCCCAGATACCACCACAAAACCCGCCATCAAAACAGCTTCACAGCCCAAAATCAAGACAACCTCGAAATCCAagccagccccagccccaacGACAAATTCAGAGTGGGAATGGCAAGATTGGGGAGCAACAGAAGAAAAGGCCCCTCAACATAGCAATCCACCGGCACAACCAACGCCATCACACGAACCTCGCGGTCCTCCCCCGACCAACATTCCTCCACCCTCGGTTCTTCTCTCACTTTGTCCTCAACTACTCGATCTTGCCACAACGACCCTTCTCAAACCTCTCCTTACTCtatcaaccacctccccaggcTACCAACGGATCATCGGCTCCGCCCAGACCCTCTCTTTCATTAAAGGTTACCTAGCTTTAGCCACGGTCGTGTCAAGATTAATAGCAGGTCGGAAGCAGCGTTGGCACAGGGACAAGTTCCTATCACAAAGCATGACCATCTCTGCTGCGGTTGCAGGCGGGAAACCAGGCATGAAACTGGCCGGTATAGATAAGACTCAGTCTATCCGTGAAGAGCAAGAAGTAGCCGAGGTCATCGAGGTTTGGAAGAAGCAAGTCGGTAGGCTACGGGGCGTTGTCGCGGCAATGAACAGTGCTCATCATGAGAACCTCAAGATTCCCGAGCTTGCTACAAACATGGCTGTCACCGCGGCAAAGAATGTACCAACCGCCCCAAAAGCATGCGTTGTCTGCGGACTGAAGCGAGATGAACGGGTCGCCAAGGTGGACTATGAAGTCGAAGACAGTTTCGGTGAGTGGTGGATCGAGTTCTGGGGGCATAGGCAGTGTGCCAACTTCTGGGTGGAGCACGAGAAGGAGCTGCGGCAGAGGTAA
- a CDS encoding uncharacterized protein (COG:U; EggNog:ENOG503NWHS) translates to MRSPGETKLRWEETFKHGTRISDLQRAIKFNGPESPCVAGLRSLCWKGFLLFPHAPAEEWPQLLRQLRDSYNTLCEQHLKFIRHPEQLAALSFDPLADNPDSPWITVRKDEAIRAEIQQDVSRLPDDPFYHQEVIQTMILDILFLYCKLNPSAGGYRQGMHELLAPIVYVVAQDSVDGKQSSTVDTLDPTIVELLDASQVEHDSFALFSKVMDRAGTFYEVEQNTIVEKSKYIHEVALLKIDEELANHLRDIEVLPQIFLIRWIRLLFGREFPFEQTMILWDAIFAFDPNLEMIDLICVAMLLRIRWTLLEADYSVALQLLLKYPAPPPPHGPHTFVDDALYLQKHFDAAGGVALIAKYSGRLPAAASVASTATSTPARSSTPSFSGFGSLRQRTLGARSPLSSTTKLLQQPGGVEAILRGAAKNVIEKSEKLGLNDAVRDAVGEIRRNMQGFQESRSSPRINRSLFPGNTLAVSIWEQRNRQLATMLEESITNLKQLVASDFEGDKQKQLETVELATAKIQYVKACLEDSTLDLPEEEPPTLATLSISTLPEIRSPTVALDTTPVVMTSSAVEEARSSLSSPASSDRSKQLSSVPEEPHAEPVAEEMVDKMDTDPPERKQTPPPPAPAPVPNPEPSTSVGQTPATSPTPKERPKGPIPTRSTLAQSSFAWMLEPDTTISAARPPPSRPLSGSGKKKHNPSREKNAFLFGEVVPSDGAAGERTVSPDEIFGLQPIRKG, encoded by the exons ATGAGGTCACCAGGCGAAACAAA AttgaggtgggaggagacaTTCAAGCATGGGACCAGGATATCTGACCTCCAACGGGCCATCAAATTCAACGGTCCAGAGAGTCCATGCGTAGCTGGTCTACGCTCTCTCTGTTGGAAGGGCTTCCTGCTATTCCCGCACGCTCCCGCTGAAGAATGGCCTCAACTTTTGCGCCAACTTCGAGACTCATATAATACCCTGTGCGAACAGCATCTCAAATTTATCAGGCATCCCGAACAACTAGCCGCCCTATCCTTCGATCCCCTTGCAGACAATCCCGACTCTCCTTGGATCACTGTGCGCAAAGATGAAGCCATCCGCGCCGAGATCCAGCAAGATGTCTCGCGGCTTCCCGATGATCCATTCTATCACCAGGAGGTCATTCAGACCATGATTCTGGATATCCTGTTCCTCTACTGCAAACTCAACCCTTCCGCTGGCGGGTACCGTCAGGGAATGCACGAGTTACTTGCGCCAATTGTCTATGTCGTTGCGCAGGACTCGGTGGACGGCAAGCAGTCTTCAACGGTTGATACTCTCGATCCTACGATAGTGGAATTGTTGGACGCTTCTCAGGTCGAGCATGACTCCTTTGCCTTGTTCTCCAAGGTTATGGACCGTGCTGGCACTTTTTACGAGGTTGAGCAAAACACAATCGTCGAAAAAAGCAAATACATCCATGAAGTTGCCTTGCTCAAAATTGATGAGGAGCTTGCGAACCATTTGCGAGACATTGAAGTTCTGCCGCAAATATTCTTGAT ACGATGGATACGCCTCCTTTTTGGAAGGGAGTTTCCCTTTGAACAAACCATGATATTATGGGATGCCATCTTTGCCTTTGATCCCAACTTGGAGATGATAGATCTCATATGCGTAGCTATGCTTCTCAGGATCAGATGGACGC TCCTCGAAGCTGATTACTCGGTGGCACTCCAGCTGCTTCTGAAAtatccagcccctccaccaccgcacgGCCCTCACACCTTTGTCGACGATGCTTTATATTTGCAGAAACACTTTGATGCCGCGGGCGGTGTCGCACTAATCGCCAAATACAGCGGTAGACTGCCTGCGGCAGCATCAGTggcatcaacagcaacctcGACCCCTGCACGGTCATCCACCCCATCATTTTCAGGCTTTGGTTCACTCCGACAAAGAACTCTCGGTGCCAGGTCACCGTTATCTTCCACAACAAAACTCTTGCAGCAACCGGGTGGGGTGGAGGCTATCCTGCGCGGTGCTGCCAAAAATGTCATTGAGAAAAGTGAAAAACTCGGACTTAACGATGCTGTCCGTGATGCTGTTGGGGAAATACGTCGCAACATGCAAGGCTTTCAAGAGTCTCGAAGTTCGCCCAGAATCAACAGATCACTGTTTCCTGGAAACACTCTGGCTGTTTCCATTTGGGAGCAGAGGAATCGTCAGTTAGCAACCATGTTGGAAGAGTCAATCACGAACCTCAAACAGCTGGTGGCCTCTGACTTTGAGGGCGACAAGCAGAAACAGCTCGAGACAGTGGAACTTGCCACGGCCAAGATCCAGTACGTGAAGGCCTGCTTGGAGGATTCCACGCTGGATTTGCCAGAGGAAGAACCTCCGACGCTGGCAACATTGAGCATTTCTACCCTCCCCGAAATCAGATCGCCGACGGTTGCGTTGGATACCACACCGGTGGTTATGACATCATCCGCCGTTGAAGAAGCCAGAAGTTCACTCTCGTCGCCGGCTTCATCGGATAGAAGCAAGCAGCTGTCGTCGGTGCCGGAGGAGCCACATGCTGAACCTGTTGCGGAGGAAATGGTTGACAAGATGGACACTGATCCaccagaaagaaaacaaacaccaccgccaccagccccagcccccGTCCCCAACCCAGAACCGTCGACTTCTGTTGGACAGACCCCTGCAACTAGCCCGACCCCTAAGGAGCGCCCGAAAGGACCGATACCTACACGGTCAACCTTGGCTCAGTCCTCTTTTGCGTGGATGTTGGAGCCAGACACTACAATATCAGCTGCTCGGCCGCCGCCGAGTAGGCCTCTGAGCGGCAgtggaaagaagaagcacaACCCCAGCCGGGAAAAGAACGCGTTCTTGTTTGGAGAAGTGGTTCCGAGTGATGGAGCGGCAGGGGAAAGGACAGTATCACCAGACGAGATCTTTGGACTGCAGCCGATCAGGAAGGGCTGA
- a CDS encoding uncharacterized protein (EggNog:ENOG503P4K9), giving the protein MQLRISLTLFTPNPTPLVLQVCRESRGELMRAGYTAAGSELAPVNQFEGDTGQRRYVWINWEIDTLDTRELRWNSGFDCEFPSYASFAPLVKHLKFSIPGGPMCAAEIKYLWKLSAFEKVKTICTTCYEASEFRLAPACYDPLWPCGAENAVVCHTTWPPKQWGKVEEISLLDLRAKGYRMPDINDVNMETTIRASKSGGSNG; this is encoded by the coding sequence ATGCAACTCCGTATCTCActcaccctcttcaccccaaATCCGACCCCTCTGGTCTTGCAAGTGTGCCGCGAGTCCCGCGGGGAGCTGATGAGGGCCGGCTATACAGCGGCTGGCTCTGAACTCGCCCCCGTTAACCAGTTCGAAGGAGATACTGGGCAGCGCCGCTATGTGTGGATCAATTGGGAGATCGACACCCTCGACACCAGGGAGTTGAGGTGGAACAGTGGTTTTGATTGCGAATTTCCCAGTTATGCCTCCTTCGCACCCCTTGTGAAGCATCTCAAGTTTTCAATACCAGGCGGTCCAATGTGCGCAGCTGAAATCAAATACCTTTGGAAACTAAGTGCTTTCGAGAAGGTGAAAACGATCTGCACCACCTGCTATGAAGCGAGTGAGTTTAGGTTGGCGCCTGCGTGCTACGATCCCTTATGGCCTTGCGGCGCCGAAAATGCGGTGGTATGCCATACCACGTGGCCCCCGAAACAGTGGGGGAAAGTTGAGGAAATTAGCCTGCTGGATTTGAGAGCCAAGGGGTACCGCATGCCTGATATCAATGACGTGAACATGGAGACAACGATAAGGGCATCAAAGAGTGGTGGGAGTAATGGTTGA
- a CDS encoding uncharacterized protein (EggNog:ENOG503PGRN) has protein sequence MAIIRIPSISELDFTPPATPSSTLGNGKLPSPPNLILNLTPPSTPQTTMSRMDIVLRVRPSLPLDHITAQTRAPSDQQIPSIRSLMASVPAPSSRYPGGPFTAPPSPSGSFFSAVSWNGSTSRSSSVERSWMSGQYSPPLSRRGSSDGGSTTMTPSSERSTPEFPIRSGRRNSSRTEPYSTKRVRDTDAVESSPVIAGEAKKGKRSNQKYTTEQQDFIIYHREDLTKAWKDIERAYIHQWPAADPQDNRKITGVQCIFYRQNLLVPLMNNTDEKLLVLDSPPFLTTNPAGADPKNSDLVLNEDYAEYVVYKGVPHRLEESKVRTYGRPRLLLERSPEELVEHQYDWLPKNYLDAAQELASKRDEQRWRWLQQYGPRPDGWIDSCEPIENRFKVAEGSHLYKMLPKFPAVQPTLEYACRPVRVAEGVNLYKMAREVVQPALDRQYHPGGHCQLIYQSHI, from the exons ATGGCTATCATCAGAATCCCCAGCATCTCTGAGCTGGATTTCACACCACCGGCCACACCTTCCAGCACCCTAGGCAACGGTAAATTACCTAGTCCTCCGAATTTGATATTGAACCTCACacctccttcaactccccaaACGACAATGTCCAGGATGGATATAGTCCTCAGAGTTCGTCCATCACTGCCCCTGGACCATATCACGGCCCAGACGCGTGCACCGTCAGATCAACAAATTCCGTCAATCCGGTCTCTCATGGCCAGCGTGCCAGCTCCCAGCTCTCGATACCCCGGGGGCCCTTTCACagctccaccctctccatcgGGCTCATTTTTCTCGGCGGTTTCCTGGAATGGGTCTACCTCTCGCTCAAGCTCAGTAGAGAGATCCTGGATGTCTGGCCAGTACTCTCCACCGCTCTCACGCCGCGGCTCATCAGATGGCGGGTCGACAACCATGACTCCCAGTTCCGAGCGGTCAACCCCCGAGTTTCCCATCAGGTCGGGGCGCAGAAACAGCTCCAGAACCGAGCCATACTCTACAAAACGTGTAAGAGACACTGACGCAGTCGAGTCTTCGCCTGTAATAGCAGGCGAGGCTAAAAAGGGGAAGCGCAGCAACCAGAAGTACACGACTGAACAACAAGACTTTATTATCTATCACAGAGAAGATCTCACGAAGGCGTGGAAGGACATCGAACGTGCCTACATCCACCAATGGCCAGCTGCGGACCCGCAGGATAATCGCAAAATCACTGGGGTCCAATGCATTTTTTATCGTCAGAATCTCCTGGTTCCGCTCATGAACAACACCGATGAGAAGCTACTCGTCTTGGACTCGCCACCATTCTTGACAACCAACCCCGCAGGGGCGGACCCCAAGAACAGTGACTTGGTCCTCAATGAGGATTACGCCGAGTACGTAGTGTACAAGGGCGTTCCTCACCGACTCGAAGAAAGCAAAGTGCGGACGTATGGCCGTCCGAGACTCCTCCTTGAGAGATCGccggaggagttggttgaaCACCAATACGACTGGCTTCCGAAAAATTACCTTGACGCCGCTCAGGAACTTG CCTCGAAAAGAGACGAACAAAGATGGCGGTGGCTCCAACAATATGGCCCTCGCCCAGACGGGTGGATCGACAGCTGTGAACCCATCGAGAATCGATTCAAGGTTGCCGAAGGCAGTCATCTGTACAAGATGCTGCCAAAATTCCCAGCTGTTCAGCCAACATTAGAGTACGCATGTCGCCCCGTCAGAGTTGCTGAGGGGGTCAACCTTTACAAGATGGCGCGTGAAGTGGTCCAGCCAGCGCTGGACCGCCAATATCATCCCGGGGGCCATTGCCAACTCATCTATCAGTCACATATTTGA
- the ADE13 gene encoding adenylosuccinase ade13 (BUSCO:EOG09261VD2; EggNog:ENOG503NU0G; COG:F), translated as MSSYDKYVTPLSTRYASQEMMTIFSARERASTWRQLWVWLAEAERELGLPIPEDAIQEMRENVRVSDEAFDKAREYEAKFRHDVMAHVHAYGEVSNSRGEGGGEKGDDVNGGTYRMRQRLLDISIWGLRVVMKKALDLILPKLAKVIQNLQVFALKYKDLPTLGFTHYQPAQLITVGKRAAQWIQELMMDLEDIETVRDRLQFRGAQGTTGSQATFLELFEGNADKIVQLNEILCKKAGFPSAYPISTQTYTRKVDLRVANAVCALGATAQRICSDIRHLANLKEMEEPFEKSQIGSSAMAYKRNPMRSERITALGRKLARLPADFTATFETQWFERTLDDSAIRRMDIPEMFLLADSILLALDNVTNGIVLYPSVIRSRIDQELPFMATESILMKLATHGVSRQEAHEEVRVLSHQASDVVKQQGGRNDLLERIKKTEFFRPVWGDIDSLVDPKLFIGNCPKIVEDYCNGEVAAKLANYKESLDKASTAQLSI; from the exons atgtcCAGCTACGATAAATATGTC ACCCCCCTCAGCACCCGCTACGCCTCCCAAGAGATGATGACCATCTTCTCTGCCCGGGAGCGCGCGTCAACCTGGCGCCAGCTCTGGGTTTGGCTtgccgaggcggagagggagctggGCTTGCCGATCCCCGAGGATGCGATCCAGGAGATGAGGGAAAATGTGAGGGTGAGCGATGAGGCGTTTGACAAGGCGAGGGAGTATGAGGCCAAGTTTAGGCACGATGTGATGGCGCATGTGCATGCTTATGGTGAGGTGAGTAACTcgagaggggaagggggaggggaaaagggggatgaTGTTAATGGGGGGACGTATAGGATGCGCCAAAGGCTGCTGGACATATCCATTTGGGGGCTACGAGTTGTTATG AAGAAGGCTTTGGACCTCATTCTTCCCAAGCTCGCCAAGGTTATCCAGAACTTGCAGGTGTTTGCCCTCAAGTACAAGGACTTGCCTACCCTCGGTTTCACTCACTACCAGCCT GCCCAGCTCATCACCGTTGGCAAGCGTGCTGCCCAGTGGATCCAGGAGCTGATGATGGACCTCGAGGACATCGAGACTGTCCGTGACAGACTTCAGTTCCGTGGCGCCCAGGGCACCACCGGTTCCCAGGCTACCTTCTTGGAGCTCTTCGAGGGCAACGCCGACAAGATTGTCCAACTCAACGAGATCCTCTGCAAGAAGGCTGGCTTCCCTTCTGCCtaccccatctccacccaAACCTACACCCGCAAGGTCGATCTCAGAGTCGCCAACGCTGTCTGCGCTCTTGGTGCTACTGCTCAGCGCATCTGCTCCGACATCAGACATTTGGCCAAcctgaaggagatggaggagccTTTTGAGAAGAGCCAGATTGGCAGCTCCGCCATGGCTTACAAGAGAAACCCCATGAGATCGGAGCGTATCACTGCTCTTGGCCGCAAGCTGGCCCGTCTGCCTGCCGACTTTACTGCCACTTTTGAGACTCAGTGGTTTGAGAGAACTCTTGATGACAGCGCCATCCGCCGCATGGATATCCCAGAGATG TTCCTCCTTGCCGACTCCATCCTCCTAGCATTGGACAATGTTACCAACGGCATTGTCCTCTACCCAAGCGTCATCCGCTCCCGCATCGACCAGGAGCTTCCCTTCATGGCCACCGAGTCCATCCTCATGAAGCTCGCCACCCACGGTGTTTCCAGACAGGAGGCCCACGAGGAGGTCCGtgtcctctcccaccagGCTTCCGATGTCGTCAAGCAGCAGGGCGGCCGCAACGACCTTCTCGAGCGCATCAAGAAGACCGAGTTCTTCCGTCCCGTCTGGGGCGACATCGACAGCCTTGTCGACCCCAAGCTGTTTATCGGCAACTGCCCCAAGATTGTCGAGGATTACTGCAACGGCGAGGTCGCCGCCAAGTTGGCCAACTACAAGGAGTCGCTGGATAAGGCTTCTACTGCTCAGCTTTCTATTTAG